One genomic window of uncultured delta proteobacterium includes the following:
- a CDS encoding conserved hypothetical protein (Evidence 4 : Homologs of previously reported genes of unknown function) translates to MRIREFSIDRFGMLASQRVPDLSPGITVFFGENEAGKSTCLNFFRAMLFGYARNRRSIDYLTDAKGVSGGSLLIDSDSLGPVRLARVPGPHGGKAALTGPDGSPRPESDLAVLLRGCTPDLFDKVFAFSLGELMQFSSLTDDNIRHALHGAAFGTGLRSPGQVLKQLDDAMRQIYAPRATSSAIHGLLRELEEVNATIRDRGNEVDRYASLRADLETATRELEASKTARAAMETERRRLERVIALRRRWEALREAEDALAAFPESSGVFTPDGRERLDRLADRLEERRHVLAQASAALQRAEEERASLAFDPALAGALGAVQSLAERKENMRAAATEIQSLNAEKDALARQAAAVCADLGPGWNAGKLETADISLAAHEKCETLGKALALAEAARQSARAEVGRLERERLAARESWEEAVVSLREAGGEGSGDGGENPVAGPPVEERSGFPDDAALERLSQLLVRAEDADEKTTALALAARNAEQALDGAVAAIDPSWSREDAERVSLTPTDRERLLGLARSAEDAASRESERERETKAAELLFDDIAERAAMLEHAVAERAARLSGTVDPAVRTGAAGRETDAPVTERLLEEAASSLDRARRTLRRAQAARKSLETARTAYDTANEQLGDIVSLMRGARPKSAFPWATAILFLAVLCLVCGGGVLYFGLAGGQEGFVRAGSGALAAGVALGAAWLALAARGGADAASEAMERNWSAIEQRLIRTRIAAQDARLEAEAVLESLPEEAPDLFPGGMPGYAIDAESLAEAEQTLARRREQYVILERDAKDLERENAALGAAKKRLDHASSALHAARARCEEARAAWEAALAASCLPAATPVTEARSLLERLDAAAACRASLRARLAEQQAAENALAECLRFARSLPELADMFASLPEPGSHLAPAPGPWLALVRDYLARERHAGRERIRLRELTAMRRARLDELTGLESRAGAALEAAESAAGEAAVAWRSWLEAHDLSPSLSPETARRALETAGKARAALDAARRIAARIEALDRETVAFCRELALLAIHAPDHPARAQLALVAGGEAPASVDPAVMASVLSFLDDLAALARSAGEKAAVVRAAEKELPVLRDGVALAKEHAAATEAEMAEMLRLAGCDTLERYRGAHAVWEQREGALAAKRTISAALEREAAEHGIALEETLASFAATGPEDTADALAAREADLGEALAREHALAERKGGLEAEMAGLMNEKGLTELLARRESLTNDMQSAAREWSRLAVAREMLLHAKGRFESERQGGVVRYAGEIFSAITEGAYSGITVSLADESVAAVARDGSVKNPEAELSRGTREQLYLALRLAYVLDHGAQAEKLPVVMDDILVNFDDKRARHTASVLASFAEKHQVLFFTCHEKTAAMLADAAPETVGYVLRKGNFVRA, encoded by the coding sequence GTGCGTATCCGCGAATTTTCCATAGACCGCTTCGGCATGCTCGCATCGCAGCGCGTACCCGACCTTTCGCCCGGCATCACGGTGTTTTTCGGGGAAAACGAGGCCGGGAAAAGCACCTGCCTCAACTTTTTCCGGGCCATGCTGTTCGGCTACGCCCGCAACCGCCGCAGCATCGATTACCTGACGGACGCCAAGGGCGTTTCCGGCGGGAGCCTCCTGATAGACAGCGATTCCTTGGGGCCGGTGCGTCTCGCGCGCGTCCCCGGCCCGCACGGCGGCAAGGCCGCGCTGACCGGCCCGGACGGCTCCCCCCGGCCCGAGTCCGATCTGGCCGTGCTGCTGCGGGGCTGCACCCCGGATCTTTTTGACAAGGTGTTCGCCTTCAGCCTCGGAGAACTGATGCAGTTCAGTTCACTGACGGACGACAACATCCGCCACGCCCTGCACGGGGCGGCTTTCGGCACGGGGTTGCGCTCGCCGGGGCAGGTGCTCAAGCAGCTTGACGACGCCATGCGCCAGATTTACGCGCCGCGCGCGACCAGTTCCGCGATCCACGGCCTGCTCCGCGAGCTGGAAGAGGTCAACGCGACCATCAGGGACCGGGGCAATGAGGTGGACCGCTATGCCTCGCTCCGCGCGGACCTTGAAACGGCAACGCGGGAGCTGGAAGCATCCAAAACCGCGCGCGCGGCCATGGAAACGGAACGCCGCCGCCTGGAGCGTGTTATTGCCCTGCGCCGCCGTTGGGAGGCGCTACGCGAGGCGGAAGACGCCCTGGCCGCCTTCCCGGAAAGCAGCGGCGTGTTCACGCCGGACGGGCGGGAGCGGCTGGACCGGCTGGCGGACCGGCTTGAAGAGCGGCGGCACGTCCTTGCCCAGGCATCAGCCGCCTTGCAGCGGGCGGAAGAGGAACGCGCTTCCCTGGCTTTTGACCCGGCCCTGGCCGGGGCGCTCGGCGCGGTGCAGTCTCTCGCCGAACGCAAGGAGAACATGCGGGCGGCGGCCACGGAAATCCAGAGCCTGAACGCGGAAAAGGACGCCCTTGCCCGCCAGGCGGCAGCCGTATGCGCCGACCTTGGGCCGGGCTGGAATGCCGGAAAGCTGGAAACGGCGGATATTTCCCTTGCGGCGCATGAGAAGTGCGAGACGTTGGGCAAAGCCCTTGCCCTGGCCGAAGCGGCGCGCCAGTCCGCCCGGGCCGAGGTGGGCAGGCTGGAACGCGAGCGCCTGGCCGCGCGGGAATCGTGGGAAGAGGCCGTGGTCTCCCTGCGGGAAGCCGGTGGCGAAGGCAGCGGCGACGGTGGGGAAAATCCCGTTGCCGGGCCGCCGGTCGAGGAACGAAGCGGCTTCCCCGATGACGCCGCTTTGGAGCGTCTCTCCCAACTTCTGGTGCGGGCGGAGGATGCGGACGAGAAAACAACGGCGCTCGCGCTCGCCGCGCGCAACGCGGAACAGGCCCTGGACGGCGCCGTTGCCGCCATTGACCCTTCCTGGTCCCGCGAGGATGCGGAGCGCGTCTCTCTTACGCCGACGGACCGCGAGCGGCTGCTCGGCCTCGCCCGGTCCGCCGAGGACGCCGCGAGCCGCGAAAGTGAACGGGAACGGGAAACAAAGGCCGCGGAATTGTTGTTTGACGATATCGCGGAACGCGCGGCCATGCTGGAACACGCCGTGGCCGAGCGGGCCGCGCGGCTTTCCGGTACGGTTGATCCGGCGGTCAGGACGGGTGCGGCAGGCCGGGAAACCGATGCGCCCGTGACGGAGCGGCTTCTTGAGGAAGCCGCGTCGTCTCTCGACCGGGCCCGACGGACGTTGCGCCGCGCCCAAGCCGCCCGGAAATCGTTGGAAACGGCCAGAACGGCCTATGATACCGCCAACGAGCAGCTCGGCGACATCGTCAGCCTGATGCGCGGCGCGCGGCCCAAAAGCGCGTTCCCCTGGGCCACGGCCATCCTGTTCCTGGCGGTGCTCTGCCTCGTCTGCGGCGGGGGTGTTTTGTATTTCGGCCTGGCGGGCGGGCAGGAAGGATTTGTCCGGGCCGGTTCCGGTGCGCTTGCCGCCGGGGTCGCGCTTGGCGCCGCCTGGCTGGCGCTCGCGGCGCGCGGCGGCGCGGATGCCGCTTCGGAAGCCATGGAGCGCAACTGGTCCGCCATTGAGCAACGGCTTATCCGCACGCGCATCGCGGCCCAGGATGCCAGGCTTGAGGCCGAGGCCGTCCTGGAATCCCTGCCGGAAGAGGCGCCGGATTTGTTCCCCGGCGGTATGCCCGGCTACGCGATAGACGCGGAGAGCCTGGCCGAAGCCGAGCAGACGCTCGCCCGCCGGCGTGAGCAGTACGTTATCCTGGAACGGGACGCCAAGGACCTGGAGCGGGAAAACGCCGCCCTCGGCGCGGCGAAAAAACGGTTGGATCACGCGAGCAGCGCCCTGCACGCCGCGCGCGCGCGGTGCGAGGAAGCCCGGGCCGCCTGGGAGGCTGCTCTCGCGGCATCATGCCTGCCCGCCGCGACGCCGGTTACGGAAGCCCGGTCATTGCTCGAGCGGCTGGATGCGGCCGCCGCCTGCCGCGCGAGCCTGCGGGCCCGGCTCGCGGAACAGCAAGCGGCTGAGAATGCCCTTGCCGAATGTTTGCGCTTCGCCCGTTCCCTGCCGGAACTCGCGGACATGTTCGCCTCCCTGCCGGAACCGGGTTCGCATCTGGCCCCGGCTCCCGGCCCCTGGCTCGCTCTGGTGCGCGACTACCTCGCCCGTGAGCGCCACGCGGGGCGGGAGCGCATTCGCCTCCGCGAGCTTACGGCCATGCGGCGCGCCCGGCTCGACGAACTCACGGGCCTGGAATCCCGCGCCGGAGCCGCCCTGGAAGCGGCGGAGTCCGCCGCCGGGGAAGCCGCGGTTGCCTGGCGATCCTGGCTTGAAGCGCACGATCTTTCGCCGTCCCTGTCGCCGGAGACAGCCCGCCGGGCCTTGGAAACAGCGGGCAAAGCCAGGGCCGCCCTGGATGCCGCGCGCAGGATAGCGGCCCGCATCGAGGCCCTTGACCGGGAGACAGTGGCGTTTTGCCGCGAACTGGCCCTTTTGGCTATCCATGCGCCGGACCATCCCGCCAGAGCGCAGCTGGCTCTTGTGGCAGGCGGCGAGGCCCCGGCTTCCGTTGACCCGGCCGTCATGGCGTCCGTTCTGTCGTTTCTGGACGATCTCGCGGCCCTCGCCCGGAGTGCCGGGGAAAAGGCGGCCGTCGTCCGCGCGGCGGAAAAGGAATTGCCCGTTTTACGCGACGGTGTTGCCCTGGCGAAAGAGCATGCCGCCGCGACAGAGGCTGAAATGGCGGAAATGCTCCGGCTGGCCGGGTGCGATACCCTTGAGCGCTACCGTGGCGCGCATGCCGTCTGGGAACAGCGCGAAGGGGCGCTCGCCGCGAAGCGCACCATCAGCGCGGCCCTTGAGCGCGAGGCCGCCGAGCACGGCATTGCCCTTGAGGAAACCCTGGCCTCCTTCGCCGCCACCGGCCCGGAAGACACGGCGGACGCCCTTGCCGCGCGGGAAGCGGACCTTGGCGAAGCGCTGGCCCGCGAGCATGCCCTTGCCGAGCGCAAGGGCGGGCTGGAAGCCGAAATGGCCGGGCTGATGAACGAAAAAGGGCTGACCGAACTCCTCGCCCGGCGGGAAAGCTTGACCAATGATATGCAGTCCGCCGCCCGCGAGTGGTCCCGTCTCGCGGTCGCGCGGGAAATGCTGCTGCATGCCAAGGGCCGGTTCGAGTCCGAGCGGCAGGGCGGCGTGGTGCGCTATGCCGGGGAAATTTTCAGCGCCATTACCGAAGGGGCTTACAGCGGCATTACCGTGTCGCTCGCGGACGAATCCGTGGCGGCCGTGGCCCGCGACGGGAGCGTGAAGAATCCGGAAGCCGAACTCAGCCGGGGAACGCGCGAGCAGCTGTACCTGGCGCTCCGGCTGGCCTATGTGTTGGACCACGGCGCGCAAGCGGAAAAGTTGCCGGTGGTCATGGACGACATCCTGGTCAACTTCGACGACAAACGGGCCCGGCATACGGCCTCGGTTTTGGCGTCCTTCGCGGAAAAGCACCAGGTGCTGTTCTTCACCTGCCATGAGAAGACCGCCGCCATGCTGGCGGACGCCGCTCCGGAGACGGTCGGGTATGTTTTGCGCAAAGGGAATTTTGTCAGGGCGTGA
- a CDS encoding Metallophosphoesterase, which produces MDTRIARALYRKKSAVQRAGEGERTPGGTPLVIPFPKCYTLSMPRFTFIHAADLHLGAPFRGLDGAASAAFPSSGPSSSPLSSPSSSPSSRKKGNFLAEASFIALDRLEKACLDQGAAFLILSGDIYDDKDGVLRARFALRDMFLRLKDADVRVFIAHGNHDPLRPGPLPVAWPDNVTVFGPEVSRECVMQDGVPLALVQGISHTAARETENLALRFTRYAPGKEDGNALSGSLPEGLPADIFQIAVLHCAVGGAADGHAPYAPCALSDLTGAGFDYWALGHVHQGGIVCDAPYVVYPGSIQGLHINETGAHGCAVVRVDGRSCAVEQLPLAPVVWEKMVFTVTEGTATPVATIDALEEALLEALQTRAGERNGAEAVFCRVILEGATELDAELRRPGSLETLLERLRKELAAHDGPARVWLKDIRLATSPDRDFAALAGRDDLVGEVVRLASAMRDDPARAEEVADRALSALRGNAKLKKILALGGEAHGIGGMDGAVDTALSAPDLADEAKALLCSLLEGDE; this is translated from the coding sequence ATGGATACCCGCATAGCCCGCGCACTGTATCGTAAAAAGAGCGCGGTGCAAAGAGCCGGAGAGGGGGAAAGGACCCCGGGGGGCACCCCCCTTGTGATCCCCTTCCCCAAATGCTACACCCTGTCCATGCCGCGATTTACCTTCATCCATGCCGCCGACCTGCATTTGGGCGCGCCGTTCAGAGGCCTTGACGGCGCCGCGTCGGCCGCGTTTCCCTCGTCCGGCCCTTCATCGAGCCCTTTATCCAGCCCTTCATCCAGCCCTTCATCCAGAAAGAAGGGCAACTTCCTGGCCGAAGCGAGCTTTATCGCCCTGGACCGGCTGGAAAAAGCCTGCCTGGACCAGGGTGCCGCCTTTTTGATCCTGTCCGGCGATATTTACGACGACAAAGACGGCGTGCTGCGCGCCCGCTTCGCCCTGCGCGACATGTTCCTGCGCCTGAAAGACGCCGACGTCCGGGTCTTCATCGCGCACGGCAACCACGACCCCCTGCGGCCCGGTCCGCTGCCCGTGGCCTGGCCGGACAATGTGACGGTCTTCGGCCCCGAGGTTTCCCGTGAGTGCGTGATGCAAGACGGCGTTCCCCTGGCGCTGGTGCAGGGCATCAGCCATACTGCCGCGCGCGAGACGGAGAATTTGGCGCTGCGTTTCACGCGGTATGCGCCGGGCAAAGAGGATGGCAACGCCTTGTCCGGCTCGCTCCCGGAAGGGCTTCCCGCCGATATTTTTCAGATCGCGGTCCTGCACTGCGCCGTGGGCGGCGCGGCCGACGGGCACGCGCCGTATGCGCCGTGCGCCTTGTCCGACCTGACGGGCGCGGGCTTCGACTACTGGGCCTTGGGCCACGTGCACCAGGGCGGCATTGTGTGCGATGCGCCGTACGTGGTGTACCCCGGCAGCATCCAGGGCCTGCACATTAACGAGACCGGCGCGCACGGCTGCGCCGTCGTCCGGGTGGACGGCAGATCCTGCGCCGTGGAGCAGTTGCCGCTGGCCCCGGTCGTCTGGGAAAAGATGGTGTTCACCGTGACCGAGGGCACGGCAACGCCGGTCGCAACGATCGACGCCCTTGAGGAAGCCCTGCTTGAAGCCCTGCAAACGCGTGCCGGGGAGCGGAACGGGGCCGAAGCGGTCTTTTGCCGGGTCATCCTGGAAGGCGCGACGGAACTGGATGCGGAACTGCGGCGGCCCGGCAGCCTGGAGACGCTCCTGGAACGGCTGCGCAAGGAACTGGCCGCGCACGACGGCCCGGCGCGGGTCTGGCTCAAGGATATCCGCCTTGCCACGTCCCCTGACAGGGATTTTGCCGCCCTGGCCGGCCGCGACGACCTGGTGGGCGAGGTGGTGCGCCTGGCCTCAGCCATGCGGGACGACCCCGCCCGGGCGGAAGAGGTGGCGGACAGGGCGCTCTCGGCACTGCGCGGCAATGCAAAATTGAAAAAAATACTGGCCCTTGGCGGCGAGGCCCACGGGATAGGGGGGATGGACGGGGCAGTTGATACGGCCTTGTCCGCGCCGGATCTGGCCGACGAAGCCAAAGCCCTTCTCTGTTCCCTTCTGGAAGGCGACGAATAG
- a CDS encoding ABC transporter family protein yields MRVSIQNVSKTFGGRDILADFSLEIQSGVRLCVCGANGTGKSTLLRILAGVETTDAGRIVLPKGCRLGYVEQELDESTLERELLDYVVDVLPDWNEFWAAWHEAAEKADETALARLAVRQAELEQTYGYNPEHTAKAVLTGLGFAESKWHRPLRELSGGWRERAKLARILTAGADVLLLDEPTNHLDLDAVEWLESFLMDYQGVLVFVAHDRVFMDKISTHILYLGIGKPMFRRGNFTQFIALQEEMEGQKEREAARIQDEIDKKMAFVRRFKYKATKARQAGSKQKMARRLEKELEGLAPTQKRKELNFAWPAPPQSDRTVLAVSDLSFHFPDGKKMWDKLSFTIYRGQKIALVGHNGCGKTTLLRLLTARLEKTGGTVQMGQLVKMGYFSQHQLETLNPSGTVLGEIRRLSDPRTTEEELMSVLGLFLLGQNFFDRTVGTLSGGEKSRLILASLFLARCNFLILDEPTNHLDLESREALVEALDTFPGTVLMVAHDRHLLSEVADEVWMLDEGAFTVYDRGYDQYADARKAAQTGGGPSLKPEPGETEAESAQAGAKPSLSREEQKRIKREQAELRNTVYKTMKPLQDRYAAMEKELESVLAKLDQTQALLADPEVYADSARTTELLKEFHALQSSSETVMEDMADLESRLAALEEKRQALADDDA; encoded by the coding sequence ATGCGGGTATCCATACAAAATGTGAGCAAAACCTTTGGCGGCCGCGACATTCTGGCCGACTTCTCCCTGGAGATACAATCCGGCGTGCGGCTTTGCGTCTGCGGGGCCAACGGCACGGGCAAATCGACGCTCCTGCGCATCCTGGCCGGGGTGGAAACGACGGACGCCGGGCGCATCGTGCTGCCCAAGGGCTGCCGCCTGGGGTACGTGGAACAGGAACTGGACGAATCCACCCTTGAGCGGGAACTGCTTGATTACGTGGTGGACGTGCTGCCGGACTGGAACGAATTTTGGGCCGCCTGGCACGAGGCGGCGGAAAAGGCCGATGAAACGGCCCTCGCGCGGCTTGCCGTGCGCCAGGCCGAGCTGGAGCAGACATACGGGTACAACCCGGAACACACGGCCAAAGCTGTGCTCACGGGCCTGGGGTTCGCGGAAAGCAAATGGCACAGACCCCTGCGGGAACTTTCCGGCGGCTGGCGCGAGCGGGCCAAACTCGCCCGCATCCTGACGGCCGGGGCGGACGTGCTGCTGCTCGACGAACCGACCAACCACCTGGACCTGGACGCTGTGGAATGGCTGGAATCCTTCCTCATGGACTACCAGGGGGTGCTCGTGTTCGTGGCCCACGACCGGGTGTTCATGGACAAGATCAGCACGCACATCCTGTACCTCGGGATCGGCAAACCCATGTTCCGCCGGGGGAACTTCACCCAGTTCATCGCCCTCCAGGAAGAGATGGAAGGGCAGAAGGAACGCGAAGCCGCGCGCATCCAGGACGAAATCGACAAGAAAATGGCCTTTGTGCGCCGGTTCAAATACAAGGCCACCAAGGCCCGGCAGGCCGGGTCCAAGCAGAAGATGGCCCGCAGGCTGGAAAAGGAGCTGGAGGGCCTCGCACCCACCCAGAAGCGCAAGGAACTCAATTTTGCCTGGCCCGCGCCGCCCCAGTCCGACAGGACGGTCCTGGCCGTTTCCGACCTGTCCTTCCATTTCCCGGACGGGAAAAAGATGTGGGACAAGCTCTCCTTCACCATCTACCGGGGGCAGAAAATCGCGCTGGTCGGCCATAACGGCTGCGGCAAAACAACCCTGCTGCGGTTGCTCACCGCGCGGCTGGAAAAGACCGGCGGCACGGTCCAGATGGGCCAGCTCGTGAAAATGGGCTATTTCAGCCAGCACCAGCTGGAAACGCTGAACCCGTCCGGTACGGTGCTGGGGGAAATCAGGCGGCTCTCGGACCCGCGCACCACGGAAGAGGAACTGATGAGCGTCCTCGGCCTGTTCCTGCTCGGGCAGAACTTTTTCGACCGGACCGTGGGCACCCTTTCAGGCGGGGAAAAGAGCCGCCTTATCCTGGCTTCCCTCTTTCTCGCGCGGTGCAACTTCCTCATCCTGGACGAACCGACCAACCACCTGGACCTGGAAAGCCGCGAAGCCCTGGTGGAGGCGCTGGATACCTTCCCCGGCACGGTTCTGATGGTGGCGCACGACCGACACCTGCTCTCGGAAGTGGCGGATGAAGTCTGGATGCTGGATGAAGGCGCCTTCACGGTGTATGATAGAGGGTACGATCAGTATGCGGATGCCAGGAAAGCCGCCCAGACCGGCGGCGGCCCGTCCCTGAAGCCGGAACCGGGCGAGACGGAGGCGGAATCCGCCCAGGCCGGGGCCAAGCCCTCCCTCTCGCGCGAGGAGCAAAAACGCATCAAACGCGAGCAGGCGGAACTGCGCAACACCGTGTATAAAACCATGAAACCGCTGCAGGACCGTTACGCGGCCATGGAAAAAGAACTGGAGTCCGTTCTCGCGAAGCTCGACCAAACCCAGGCCCTGCTGGCGGACCCCGAAGTGTACGCCGATTCCGCGCGGACCACGGAGCTTTTGAAGGAATTTCACGCGCTGCAATCTTCGTCCGAGACGGTCATGGAAGACATGGCGGATCTGGAATCGCGCCTTGCAGCTCTGGAGGAGAAGCGGCAGGCCCTCGCGGACGACGATGCCTGA
- a CDS encoding putative Phenylacetic acid degradation-related protein (Evidence 3 : Function proposed based on presence of conserved amino acid motif, structural feature or limited homology), which yields MTTNPYLQAMTCEIQSVNPLFNLLGARLVSAAKGEARIELPISPCLTQGEGAVAGGILATLADEAMAHAVISLLDHDKHTVTTEMNIRFLRATDPNRPGTLIGTAEVVKAGRSILSVEARVTDDTGKLLATAGGSFFVVDAKRAAS from the coding sequence ATGACAACGAACCCGTATTTGCAGGCGATGACCTGCGAAATCCAGAGCGTCAACCCCCTGTTCAACCTTCTCGGGGCGCGGCTGGTTTCCGCCGCCAAGGGCGAGGCCAGGATAGAACTGCCCATATCCCCCTGCCTGACCCAGGGCGAGGGCGCGGTTGCGGGCGGCATTCTGGCGACGCTGGCGGACGAAGCCATGGCCCACGCGGTTATCAGCCTGCTGGACCACGACAAGCACACCGTCACCACGGAAATGAACATCCGGTTTCTGCGGGCCACGGACCCCAACAGGCCGGGCACGCTCATCGGCACGGCGGAAGTGGTAAAAGCCGGACGCAGCATCCTGAGCGTCGAAGCCCGGGTGACTGACGATACCGGGAAACTGCTCGCCACGGCAGGCGGCTCCTTTTTCGTGGTGGATGCGAAAAGAGCGGCGTCGTGA
- a CDS encoding NUDIX domain protein (fragment), which translates to MKEITAVAGVLRREGTFLAVRRPEGKVMAGYWEFPGGKIEAGETPLEALRRELEEELGITDVAAGFWQTMTHTYDHGTVTLHVFLVDGFRGEPASLENQELAWTTPTDAARLNFLPADLPLVRQLAER; encoded by the coding sequence GTGAAGGAAATAACCGCTGTCGCGGGGGTCCTGCGACGGGAGGGCACCTTTCTGGCCGTGCGGCGCCCGGAGGGCAAGGTCATGGCCGGGTACTGGGAATTTCCCGGCGGCAAGATCGAAGCGGGCGAAACGCCCCTTGAGGCTTTGCGCCGCGAACTGGAGGAAGAACTCGGCATAACGGACGTGGCCGCCGGGTTCTGGCAGACCATGACCCACACCTATGACCACGGCACGGTCACGCTGCACGTCTTCCTCGTGGACGGTTTCAGGGGCGAACCGGCATCCCTCGAAAACCAGGAACTTGCCTGGACCACCCCCACGGACGCCGCGCGGCTCAACTTTCTGCCCGCGGACCTGCCTCTGGTGCGGCAACTCGCCGAGCGGTAA
- a CDS encoding conserved membrane hypothetical protein (Evidence 4 : Homologs of previously reported genes of unknown function), protein MRYGLNDFPPPLAFFLYGVQWWIVTLPSVVILGAVVTRLHFTDVAAQVWYLQKLLAVLGTATVVQVLIGHRLPLVIGPASTLLVGILASIAVGVDALYTAIFLGGILLAVAGFSGMLAYVRVFFTPRIVAVVLVLIAFTLSPTILRLIGEGAGGGIFPFCFAFVTVFALLCINDILKGVFKSLTVLIGLIGGTLAFCFFRGVPAGFSAPLGSTAAFSWTISPEFHPGTLLAFVFCFLALTVNELGSIEAVGQMLNADGMDSRTRRGVGFAGLANAVSGGLGVIGPVDFSLSAGLITATGCASRFALIPAGAGLALCAFFPKFVMILGAIPGPVMGALLLYLMAAQLASGLIMLAAGKGVTDFTSGMTVGLPLMVGIIISFAPASIFNAFPEMLRPVIGNGFVMGTLAVIILEHGIFRKRQTA, encoded by the coding sequence ATGCGATACGGACTGAACGACTTCCCCCCGCCGTTGGCGTTTTTTCTCTACGGGGTGCAATGGTGGATTGTGACGCTGCCCAGCGTGGTGATACTGGGGGCCGTGGTCACGCGGCTTCATTTTACGGACGTGGCGGCCCAGGTCTGGTATCTGCAAAAGCTCCTCGCGGTTCTCGGCACGGCCACCGTGGTCCAGGTGCTGATCGGCCACCGGCTGCCGCTGGTCATCGGCCCGGCTTCCACGCTCCTTGTGGGCATTCTCGCTTCCATCGCCGTGGGGGTTGACGCGCTCTACACCGCTATTTTCCTGGGCGGCATCCTCCTCGCCGTTGCCGGGTTCTCGGGCATGCTCGCGTATGTGCGCGTTTTTTTCACCCCGCGCATTGTGGCCGTGGTGCTTGTGCTCATCGCCTTCACCCTCAGCCCCACGATCCTGCGGCTCATCGGCGAGGGGGCGGGCGGCGGCATCTTTCCCTTCTGCTTCGCGTTTGTGACGGTTTTCGCGCTTCTGTGCATCAACGATATCCTGAAAGGCGTGTTCAAGTCGCTGACCGTGCTCATCGGCCTGATCGGCGGCACGCTGGCGTTTTGCTTTTTCCGGGGTGTTCCGGCCGGTTTTTCCGCCCCCCTCGGGTCGACAGCCGCCTTTTCCTGGACCATTTCACCGGAATTCCACCCCGGCACGCTGCTGGCCTTTGTGTTCTGTTTCCTGGCCCTGACCGTCAACGAGCTCGGGTCCATCGAGGCCGTGGGGCAGATGCTGAACGCCGACGGCATGGACAGCCGCACCCGGCGGGGTGTGGGGTTTGCGGGCCTTGCCAACGCGGTTTCCGGCGGGCTCGGGGTTATCGGGCCGGTGGATTTCTCCCTCAGCGCCGGGCTGATAACGGCCACGGGCTGCGCGTCGCGCTTCGCCCTTATCCCGGCGGGCGCGGGCCTCGCGCTGTGCGCTTTTTTCCCGAAATTCGTCATGATCCTCGGGGCCATCCCCGGCCCGGTCATGGGCGCGCTCTTGCTGTATTTGATGGCGGCCCAACTCGCCAGCGGCCTGATAATGCTGGCGGCGGGAAAAGGCGTTACGGATTTCACCTCCGGCATGACGGTGGGGCTGCCGCTCATGGTGGGGATCATCATTTCCTTCGCTCCGGCAAGCATTTTCAATGCGTTTCCGGAAATGCTCCGCCCCGTGATCGGCAACGGGTTTGTCATGGGGACCTTGGCGGTCATCATTCTGGAGCATGGTATTTTTAGAAAGCGACAGACGGCATAG
- the fur gene encoding Ferric uptake regulation protein, which translates to MKQALKQFSDYVTANGLKFTPQRRLIADVFLRQTGHLSTEELYDRVRKEDPSIGQATVYRTLKLFCDSGLAKEVHFGDGMARYESTSNSVHHDHLICIGCGKQVEFMDAEIEKLQEKLAEKNGFLLTSHHMYLYGVCPACRKK; encoded by the coding sequence ATGAAACAGGCATTGAAGCAGTTCTCTGATTACGTCACCGCCAACGGGCTCAAATTTACGCCCCAGCGCCGTCTGATCGCGGACGTGTTTCTGCGGCAGACCGGGCACTTGAGCACCGAGGAGTTGTACGACAGGGTCCGCAAGGAAGATCCTTCCATCGGGCAGGCCACGGTCTACCGCACGCTCAAGCTTTTCTGCGATTCCGGCCTCGCCAAGGAAGTCCATTTCGGCGACGGCATGGCGCGCTATGAAAGCACTTCCAATTCCGTGCACCACGACCACCTCATCTGCATCGGCTGCGGCAAACAGGTGGAGTTCATGGACGCGGAAATCGAAAAATTGCAGGAAAAGCTGGCCGAGAAAAACGGCTTTCTCCTGACCTCCCACCATATGTATCTGTACGGCGTGTGCCCTGCCTGCCGGAAAAAATAG